A genomic segment from Desulfurellaceae bacterium encodes:
- a CDS encoding right-handed parallel beta-helix repeat-containing protein, giving the protein MTTIFVHPTDRAADAASLSLGLSRSRPGDVVVLGAGSYGPSTSGERLPLRIPVGVTVEGSGAEDCILNGEGQFEPSFDPIRAARSVVLLEDGASLAGVTVTNGGGHGIGVPLGASVAIRNCHLSQHGDHGIFVGGATQAVITNCVFEHNGLKRFAPELPRGAGARQGHHIFAEARHGQANQLLISDNAMRDCFADGIAFVCFFPEPNEVSFGARILRNTIEASERGGLLFSCSFGPCQNRYQILAVDNVLKDNQQFGLNIMTAVPLADRVPQHNHLRGLIAGNAISGSPLGLAVHGALGEAHHNRCEVTLDRNRITSCPTSAIRLVGASGAPGLASRSNTLEATVCRNSLSGRVVIQAAGGPADARLEENNVNVRLRGNTGTPEQAMRVSDGPAGNTVTVQDGSQAYLRTRDNLI; this is encoded by the coding sequence ATGACGACGATTTTTGTCCATCCGACCGACCGGGCGGCCGATGCCGCTTCCCTCAGCCTCGGCCTGTCCCGGTCTCGACCCGGCGATGTCGTCGTGCTCGGGGCGGGCAGCTATGGGCCGAGCACGAGCGGAGAGCGGCTGCCGCTGCGAATTCCGGTTGGCGTGACGGTCGAGGGTAGCGGTGCCGAAGACTGCATTCTCAACGGCGAGGGCCAGTTTGAGCCGTCTTTCGATCCGATTCGGGCTGCCCGGTCGGTCGTGCTTCTTGAGGACGGGGCCAGTCTGGCCGGCGTGACGGTGACCAACGGGGGCGGCCACGGGATTGGCGTACCGCTCGGGGCGAGCGTCGCGATCCGCAACTGCCACCTCAGCCAGCACGGCGATCACGGGATCTTTGTGGGCGGCGCAACCCAGGCCGTTATCACTAACTGTGTTTTCGAGCACAACGGCCTGAAGCGTTTTGCGCCCGAGCTGCCACGCGGGGCGGGCGCTCGACAGGGACATCATATTTTTGCCGAGGCACGCCACGGCCAGGCCAATCAGCTGCTGATCAGTGACAACGCCATGCGGGACTGTTTTGCCGACGGGATTGCCTTTGTGTGCTTTTTCCCGGAGCCGAACGAGGTGAGCTTCGGGGCGCGCATCCTGCGCAATACCATAGAGGCCAGCGAGCGCGGAGGGTTGCTCTTCTCGTGCTCGTTCGGGCCGTGTCAGAATCGCTACCAGATCCTGGCCGTGGATAATGTGCTCAAGGACAACCAGCAGTTCGGCCTGAATATCATGACCGCGGTTCCGTTGGCCGACCGGGTTCCGCAGCACAACCACCTGCGCGGCCTGATCGCCGGCAACGCTATCTCCGGCAGTCCCCTCGGCCTCGCCGTCCACGGCGCGCTCGGCGAGGCCCACCACAATCGCTGCGAGGTGACGCTGGACCGCAATCGCATCACCAGCTGCCCGACCAGCGCCATCCGTCTGGTCGGGGCCAGCGGCGCGCCCGGGCTTGCCAGCCGCAGCAATACGCTCGAAGCCACGGTCTGCCGCAACAGCCTGTCCGGCCGGGTGGTGATCCAGGCCGCCGGCGGCCCGGCGGACGCCAGGCTGGAGGAGAACAACGTTAACGTGCGGCTGCGCGGCAATACCGGCACGCCCGAACAGGCGATGCGGGTGAGTGACGGGCCGGCCGGTAACACGGTCACGGTCCAGGACGGCAGCCAAGCCTATCTGCGCACCCGGGACAATCTGATCTAG